The following proteins come from a genomic window of Triticum aestivum cultivar Chinese Spring chromosome 6A, IWGSC CS RefSeq v2.1, whole genome shotgun sequence:
- the LOC123132065 gene encoding U11/U12 small nuclear ribonucleoprotein 65 kDa protein, with amino-acid sequence METFPPPPIPPLPANVSSAPPPPPPLLHQQAGSAPAPATLLVRHLPEAITQDMLAGLFSRYGATSFRPCGGKLRNCAFVDFRDEMAANQAQSQLNRYAYPPPDGNILNNIVNSLIAVPRFYNQVLHLMNKMNLPAPFRMALPTPPLPSQGPLPPPPPPPQPSMTEKLHLADLSSDESEMESSDEDVDTREVKRAKHEAIVGPAVDRSVAHESVGVKPVALVPNELQVIKKKNPVLQIKIVPKAAYKELADRSIIDKELASRDEQLEEKHFATPQEIEKEKLPTEEILSLPMFKNYTPGNPASVLYIKNLAKDVVHDDFYYVFGSVFESLDAARSGLSIKLMQEGRMRGQAFVTFPSLEHAQRALNLAHGYAFKGKPMIIQFGRNPGASKAS; translated from the exons ATGGAGACATTTCCGCCGCCTCCGATTCCTCCGCTGCCCGCGAATGTCTcctccgctccgccgccgccgccgccgcttctgcATCAGCAGGCCGGGTCTGCTCCTGCGCCGGCAACGCTCCTGGTGCGGCACCTCCCAGAGGCGATCACTCAGGACATGCTCGCCGGGCTCTTCTCCCGCTACGGCGCCACATCCTTTCGCCCATGCGGTGGAAA GTTGAGGAACTGTGCGTTTGTGGATTTTAGGGACGAGATGGCGGCCAATCAGGCGCAGTCTCAGTTGAACAG GTATGCATATCCACCACCAGATGGAAACATATTGAACAATATTGTCAACTCTCTCATTGCCGTTCCCCGATTTTACAATCAG GTGTTGcatttgatgaacaagatgaaCCTTCCAGCTCCATTTCGGATGGCATTGCCTACTCCACCTCTACCATCACAAgggcctcttcctcctccccctccaccACCGCAGCCTTCTATGACAGAGAAACTTCACTTGGCTGATTTGTCTAGTGATGAGTCTGAGATGGAGTCTTCTGAT GAAGATGTTGATACAAGGGAAGTCAAGCGCGCAAAGCATGAAGCTATTGTTGGTCCTGCAGTTGATAGAAGTGTCGCTCATGAATCGGTCGGGGTGAAACCAGTTGCATTAGTTCCCAATGAGCTTCAAGtaataaaaaagaaaaacccaGTACTGCAG ATAAAAATTGTCCCTAAGGCTGCTTATAAGGAACTTGCTGATCGGAGTATTATCGACAAGGAATTGGCCTCTAGAGATGAACAACTTGAAGAAAAACATTTTGCCACACCTCAGGaaatagagaaagagaaattaCCGACGGAGGAGATTTTGTCCCTTCCCATGTTCAAG AATTACACTCCAGGGAATCCTGCCAGTGTATTATATATTAAGAACTTGGCAAAGGATGTTGTTCATGATGACTTCTACTATGTCTTTG GATCTGTGTTTGAAAGCTTGGACGCTGCAAGATCTGGCTTAAGTATAAAGTTAATGCAG GAAGGTCGAATGCGGGGCCAAGCTTTTGTGACGTTTCCATCTCTTGAACATGCTCAACGCGCACTG AATTTAGCGCATGGTTATGCATTCAAAGGCAAGCCGATGATCATTCAGTTTGGTAGGAACCCTGGTGCTAGCAAAGCGTCCTAG